A single window of Streptomyces sudanensis DNA harbors:
- a CDS encoding nitrate- and nitrite sensing domain-containing protein: MGFRGKSIRRKIVALLLVPLLSLIGLWGFATVLTGREAGHLLEVGQVMHRIGYPLGETVRVIQQERRQSLLYLADPRTADVLDTLRRDRAATDRAIASIRARIRDPRLDDAMHGTTAQRLAPLLAAFDGLAALRHSIDTRAVDRLQALRFYNRLIDPCHTFFVDIHATDNVELEKQGRALIGLARAHEMLAREDALVVSSLVGDRLTAEEVRLVSDLVARRHQLYELSFEVLPSTDRDIFRRYWSSPETQPLRQAEEAVIAAGPADDPRAVDATRWEEAASTVLAGLVTENRLAGDRYQKRLEPAAYGVLATAGVAGVLGFLAVLCSLVVSVRVGRGLVRDLTRLRKEAQDVSDLRLPSVMRRLAAGEHVDVETEVPKLEYDKDEIGQVGKALNTLQRAAVEAAVRQADMRRGISEVFVNLARRNQVLLHRQLTLLDTMERRTEDAEELADLFRLDHLTTRMRRHAEGLVILSGAAPSRQWRKPVQLMDVVRAAVAEVEDYERIEVRRLPRIGVAGPAVADLTHLIAELLENATAFSPPHTAAQVHGERVTNGFTLEIHDRGLGMSPEDLLDANLRLAETPEFELSDTDRLGLFVVSRLARRQNVRVSLQPSPYGGTTAVVFIPAALLTDAPETQGAGFRLDRKTPDRDGAEAPARRTTFTQVSSVLDGPVELEGPLDLLGDLDDNLGHGDDEDGG; the protein is encoded by the coding sequence ATGGGCTTTCGCGGGAAGTCGATCCGCAGGAAGATCGTGGCGCTGCTGCTCGTCCCGCTCCTGTCCCTCATCGGCCTCTGGGGGTTCGCGACCGTCCTCACCGGCCGCGAGGCCGGCCACCTCCTCGAGGTCGGCCAGGTCATGCACAGGATCGGGTACCCCCTGGGAGAGACCGTCCGCGTCATCCAGCAGGAACGCCGCCAGAGCCTCCTCTACCTGGCCGACCCGCGCACCGCCGACGTCCTCGACACCCTGCGCCGCGACCGCGCGGCCACCGACCGGGCCATCGCCTCCATCCGCGCCCGGATCCGCGACCCGCGCCTCGACGACGCCATGCACGGCACCACGGCCCAGCGGCTCGCCCCGCTCCTCGCGGCGTTCGACGGGCTGGCGGCGCTGCGCCACTCGATCGACACCAGAGCCGTCGACCGCCTCCAGGCACTCCGGTTCTACAACCGCCTCATCGACCCCTGCCACACCTTCTTCGTCGACATCCACGCCACCGACAACGTCGAGCTGGAGAAGCAGGGGCGCGCCCTCATCGGTCTCGCCCGCGCGCACGAGATGCTCGCCCGGGAGGACGCCCTGGTGGTCTCCTCGCTGGTCGGGGACCGCCTCACCGCCGAGGAGGTCCGCCTCGTCTCCGACCTCGTCGCCCGCCGCCACCAGCTCTACGAGCTCAGCTTCGAGGTGCTGCCCTCCACCGACCGCGACATCTTCCGCCGGTACTGGAGCAGCCCCGAGACGCAGCCGCTGCGCCAGGCCGAGGAGGCCGTCATCGCCGCCGGGCCCGCCGACGACCCGCGCGCCGTCGACGCCACCCGCTGGGAAGAGGCCGCGAGCACCGTCCTCGCCGGCCTCGTCACCGAGAACCGGCTGGCGGGCGACCGCTACCAGAAGCGCCTCGAACCCGCCGCGTACGGCGTGCTCGCCACGGCGGGCGTCGCCGGCGTCCTCGGCTTCCTCGCCGTCCTGTGCTCCCTCGTCGTCTCCGTGCGCGTGGGCCGCGGCCTCGTCCGCGACCTGACCCGGCTCCGCAAGGAGGCGCAGGACGTCTCGGACCTCAGGCTCCCCAGCGTCATGCGCCGCCTCGCCGCCGGCGAGCACGTCGACGTCGAGACCGAGGTGCCGAAGCTGGAATACGACAAGGACGAGATCGGCCAGGTCGGCAAGGCGCTCAACACCCTCCAGCGGGCCGCCGTCGAAGCCGCCGTCAGGCAGGCCGACATGCGGCGCGGCATCTCCGAGGTCTTCGTCAACCTCGCCCGCCGCAACCAGGTCCTCCTCCACCGCCAGCTCACCCTCCTCGACACGATGGAGCGGCGCACCGAGGACGCCGAGGAACTGGCCGACCTCTTCCGCCTCGACCACCTCACCACCCGCATGCGGCGCCACGCCGAGGGCCTGGTGATCCTCTCCGGGGCCGCGCCCTCCCGGCAGTGGCGCAAACCCGTGCAGCTCATGGACGTGGTCCGGGCGGCGGTCGCGGAGGTCGAGGACTACGAGCGGATCGAGGTCCGCCGCCTTCCGCGCATCGGTGTCGCCGGCCCCGCCGTCGCGGACCTGACCCATCTCATCGCCGAACTCCTCGAGAACGCCACGGCCTTCTCGCCGCCCCACACCGCGGCCCAGGTCCACGGCGAACGCGTCACCAACGGCTTCACCCTGGAGATCCACGACCGGGGCCTCGGCATGTCGCCCGAGGACCTCCTCGACGCGAACCTCCGCCTCGCCGAGACCCCCGAGTTCGAACTGTCCGACACCGACCGGCTGGGCCTCTTCGTCGTCAGCCGCCTCGCCCGGCGCCAGAACGTCCGGGTCTCGCTCCAGCCCTCCCCGTACGGCGGCACCACCGCCGTCGTGTTCATCCCGGCGGCACTGCTCACCGACGCCCCCGAGACGCAGGGCGCGGGGTTCCGGCTGGACCGCAAGACCCCCGACCGCGACGGCGCGGAGGCCCCCGCCCGGCGGACCACGTTCACCCAGGTGTCCTCCGTCCTCGACGGACCGGTCGAACTCGAAGGTCCGCTCGACCTCCTGGGCGACCTGGACGACAACCTCGGCCACGGGGACGACGAGGACGGCGG
- a CDS encoding roadblock/LC7 domain-containing protein, producing MTAPNTAIPNSTGELNWLLDELVDRVGSIRKALVLSSDGLPTGGSKDLSREDSEHLAAVASGFHSLAKGVGRHFDAGRVRQTVVELDDAFLFVTAAGDGSCLAVLADSESDVGLIAYEMTLMVKRVGAHLATAPRAGLTTGG from the coding sequence ATGACCGCACCGAACACCGCAATACCCAACTCGACCGGCGAGCTCAACTGGCTCCTCGACGAGCTGGTCGACCGGGTGGGCTCCATCCGCAAGGCCCTGGTCCTGTCCAGCGACGGCCTGCCGACGGGCGGCTCGAAGGACCTCAGCCGCGAGGACAGCGAGCACCTCGCGGCCGTCGCGTCCGGCTTCCACAGCCTCGCCAAGGGAGTGGGCCGCCACTTCGACGCGGGCCGGGTCCGCCAGACCGTCGTCGAACTGGACGACGCCTTCCTCTTCGTGACCGCCGCCGGCGACGGCAGCTGCCTCGCGGTCCTCGCGGACTCCGAGTCCGACGTCGGTCTCATCGCCTACGAGATGACGCTCATGGTCAAGCGCGTCGGCGCCCACCTGGCGACCGCCCCCCGGGCCGGTCTGACCACCGGCGGGTGA
- a CDS encoding DUF742 domain-containing protein produces the protein MSETAAGQVRRGRRAGDPHHWFDDEAGPVVRPYAMTRGRTASPTRQRLDLIAVVVPEAAADDPGRDQALSPEHVEIVERCSEFPRSIAELAAGMDLPVGVVRVLVGDLVEEELVHVTRPVPPAELPDESILREVINGLRAL, from the coding sequence ATGAGCGAGACAGCGGCCGGGCAGGTACGGCGCGGACGCCGCGCCGGCGACCCGCACCACTGGTTCGACGACGAGGCGGGGCCGGTGGTGCGCCCGTACGCGATGACCCGCGGGCGCACCGCCAGCCCCACCCGTCAGCGGCTCGACCTGATCGCGGTGGTCGTGCCCGAGGCCGCCGCCGACGATCCGGGCCGCGACCAGGCGCTCTCCCCGGAGCACGTGGAGATCGTCGAACGCTGCAGCGAGTTCCCCCGGTCGATCGCCGAGCTGGCCGCCGGGATGGACCTGCCCGTGGGGGTGGTCCGCGTCCTGGTCGGCGATCTCGTCGAGGAGGAACTCGTCCATGTGACCCGTCCCGTTCCGCCGGCCGAGCTGCCGGACGAGAGCATTCTGCGTGAGGTGATCAATGGCCTTCGGGCGCTCTAG
- a CDS encoding GTP-binding protein, with translation MAFGRSSRKGPPPVEPVTLKILVAGGFGVGKTTLVGAVSEIRPLRTEENLTEASRPVDDLSGVESKSTTTVAMDFGRITLREDLVLYLFGTPGQDRFWFLWDELAQGALGAVVLVDTRRLEDSFACIDYFERRRIPFAVAVNRFEGVETHPVEAVRAALDLDPEVPLVAIDARLREPVKEALVAVVRHAMTFTRPTPQPAAT, from the coding sequence ATGGCCTTCGGGCGCTCTAGCCGCAAGGGTCCGCCACCGGTCGAGCCGGTGACGCTGAAGATCCTGGTCGCGGGCGGGTTCGGGGTGGGCAAGACCACGCTCGTCGGGGCGGTGAGCGAGATCCGGCCGCTGCGCACCGAGGAGAACCTGACCGAGGCGAGCCGGCCGGTCGACGACCTGTCCGGCGTCGAGTCCAAGTCCACGACGACCGTCGCCATGGACTTCGGCCGGATCACCCTCCGCGAGGACCTGGTGCTGTACCTGTTCGGCACGCCCGGGCAGGACCGCTTCTGGTTCCTGTGGGACGAGCTCGCCCAGGGCGCCCTCGGCGCGGTGGTCCTGGTCGACACCCGCCGCCTGGAGGACTCCTTCGCCTGCATCGACTACTTCGAGCGGCGCCGCATACCGTTCGCGGTCGCCGTCAACCGGTTCGAGGGAGTCGAGACCCACCCCGTCGAGGCGGTGCGGGCCGCCCTGGACCTCGACCCGGAGGTGCCGCTGGTGGCGATCGACGCGAGGCTGCGCGAGCCCGTCAAGGAAGCCCTGGTCGCGGTGGTCCGGCACGCGATGACGTTCACGAGGCCGACCCCGCAGCCCGCCGCCACCTGA
- a CDS encoding glycoside hydrolase family 31 protein, with translation GECVYPDFTDPRVREWWGGLYAERLAQGFSGVWHDRDEPVASAPFGGVALPASARYALEGRGGGHREAHNVYGLAMARAGYEGLARLRPRERPFLLSRSGWAGMQRYGGAWSGGAVADWPGLRASLALVLGLGLCGVPYSGPDVGGSGGRPSPELYLRWFQLGAWLPLFRTRAAAGAGRCEPWEFGPEVLEHARAALGERERLRPYFTTLARLARLTGAPYVRPLWWAAPEDRLLRDCGDAFLLGDALLVAPVLARGAERRAVRLPRGRWYDTATGRAYEGPGQVLLDAPLSRIPVLARAGAVVPVREEDGSVGLEVWAPAPGRAGGGLVVRDTGDGWEEAEVERYVSRWDGDGVRVERVTEEGAVAVAAGRVRVRGPQECGQAVRSRS, from the coding sequence CGGGCGAGTGCGTGTACCCCGACTTCACGGACCCGCGGGTACGGGAGTGGTGGGGCGGGTTGTACGCGGAGCGGCTGGCGCAGGGCTTCTCGGGGGTGTGGCACGACAGGGACGAGCCGGTGGCGTCCGCTCCCTTCGGCGGCGTGGCGCTGCCCGCTTCCGCGCGGTACGCCCTGGAGGGCCGGGGCGGTGGCCACCGCGAGGCGCACAACGTGTACGGGCTGGCGATGGCGCGTGCCGGGTACGAGGGGCTGGCGCGGCTGCGGCCGCGGGAGCGGCCGTTCCTGCTCTCCCGGTCGGGCTGGGCGGGGATGCAGCGGTACGGCGGGGCGTGGTCCGGGGGCGCGGTGGCGGACTGGCCGGGGCTGCGGGCCTCGTTGGCCCTGGTACTGGGCCTGGGCTTGTGCGGGGTGCCGTACTCGGGGCCGGACGTGGGCGGTTCCGGCGGGCGCCCCTCGCCGGAGCTGTACCTGCGGTGGTTCCAGCTGGGGGCGTGGCTTCCGCTGTTCCGCACGCGGGCGGCGGCCGGCGCGGGGCGGTGCGAACCGTGGGAGTTCGGGCCGGAGGTGCTGGAGCACGCGCGCGCGGCGCTCGGGGAGCGGGAGCGGCTGCGTCCGTACTTCACGACCCTGGCCCGGCTGGCGCGGCTGACGGGGGCGCCCTACGTGCGGCCCCTGTGGTGGGCGGCCCCGGAGGACCGGCTGCTGCGGGACTGCGGGGACGCGTTCCTGCTGGGGGACGCGCTGCTGGTGGCGCCGGTGCTGGCGCGGGGTGCGGAGCGGCGGGCGGTGCGGCTGCCGCGGGGCCGCTGGTACGACACGGCGACGGGGCGGGCGTACGAGGGGCCGGGGCAGGTGCTGCTGGACGCGCCGCTGTCGCGGATACCGGTGCTGGCGCGGGCGGGCGCGGTGGTGCCGGTGCGGGAGGAGGACGGCTCGGTGGGGCTGGAGGTGTGGGCGCCGGCGCCGGGCCGGGCGGGCGGCGGACTCGTGGTGCGGGACACGGGCGACGGGTGGGAGGAGGCCGAGGTGGAGCGGTACGTGTCGCGGTGGGACGGTGACGGGGTGCGGGTGGAGCGGGTGACGGAGGAGGGCGCCGTGGCGGTGGCGGCCGGGCGGGTGCGGGTGCGTGGCCCGCAGGAGTGCGGTCAGGCGGTGCGGAGCCGGTCGTAG
- a CDS encoding acetoacetate--CoA ligase produces the protein MTSTSATAHSEPPEPLWQPDRDRIASAAVTRFQAWAAERHGAPAGGGYPALHRWSVDHLDTFWQAVAEWFDVRFGTPGTRVLGDRAMPGAQWFPGATLNYAEHALRAADERPDAPALLHVDETHEPTPVTWAELRRQVAALAAELRALGVRPGDRVSGYLPNIPQATAALLATAAVGGVWTSCAPDFGARSVLDRFQQVEPVVLFTVDGYRYGGKEHDRRDTVAELRRELPTLRAVVHIPLLGTDAPEGALEWDALTSGAAAPRYEQVPFDHPLWILYSSGTTGLPKAIVQSQGGILLEHFKQLGLHCDLGPDDVFFWYTSTGWMMWNFLVSGLLTGTTVVLYDGSPGHPAVDAQWRVAERTGATLYGTSAAYVMACRKAGVHPSRDHDLSRIKCVATTGSPLPPDGFRWLHDEFAENGADLWIASVSGGTDVCSCFAGAVPTLPVHIGELQAPCLGTDLQAWDPQGKPLVGEVGELVVTNPMPSMPIHFWNDPDGSRYHDSYFDTYPGVWRHGDWITLTDRGSVVIHGRSDSTLNRQGVRMGSADIYEAVERLPEIKESLVIGLEEPDGGYWMPLFVHLADGAVLDDALTERVKRTIRAELSPRHVPDEIIEVPGVPHTLTGKRIEVPVKRLLQGTPLDKAVNPGSVDDLDLLRFYEDLARRRAQRPAN, from the coding sequence ATGACATCGACGTCAGCGACAGCGCACTCCGAGCCGCCGGAGCCGCTCTGGCAGCCGGACCGGGACCGCATCGCCTCCGCCGCGGTCACCCGCTTCCAGGCCTGGGCGGCGGAGCGCCACGGAGCCCCCGCGGGCGGCGGGTACCCGGCGCTCCACCGCTGGTCCGTCGACCACCTCGACACCTTCTGGCAGGCCGTCGCCGAGTGGTTCGACGTCCGCTTCGGCACCCCCGGCACACGGGTGCTGGGCGACCGCGCCATGCCCGGCGCCCAGTGGTTCCCCGGAGCCACCCTCAACTACGCCGAGCACGCCCTGCGCGCCGCCGACGAGCGCCCCGACGCCCCCGCGCTGCTCCACGTCGACGAGACCCACGAGCCGACGCCCGTCACCTGGGCCGAACTCCGCCGCCAGGTCGCCGCCCTCGCCGCCGAGCTGCGCGCCCTCGGCGTGCGCCCCGGCGACCGCGTCAGCGGCTACCTGCCCAACATCCCGCAGGCCACCGCCGCCCTCCTCGCCACCGCCGCCGTCGGCGGCGTCTGGACCTCCTGCGCCCCCGACTTCGGCGCCCGCAGCGTCCTCGACCGCTTCCAGCAGGTCGAACCCGTCGTCCTGTTCACCGTCGACGGCTACCGCTACGGCGGCAAGGAGCACGACCGCCGCGACACCGTCGCCGAGCTCCGCCGCGAACTGCCCACGCTCCGCGCGGTCGTCCACATCCCCCTCCTCGGCACCGACGCGCCCGAGGGCGCCCTGGAGTGGGACGCCCTCACCTCGGGCGCCGCCGCCCCCCGGTACGAGCAGGTCCCCTTCGACCACCCGCTGTGGATCCTCTACTCCTCCGGGACCACCGGCCTGCCCAAGGCCATCGTCCAGTCCCAGGGCGGCATCCTCCTCGAGCACTTCAAGCAGCTGGGCCTCCACTGCGACCTCGGCCCCGACGACGTGTTCTTCTGGTACACCTCCACCGGCTGGATGATGTGGAACTTCCTCGTCTCCGGCCTCCTCACCGGCACCACCGTCGTCCTCTACGACGGCAGCCCCGGCCACCCCGCCGTCGACGCCCAGTGGCGCGTCGCCGAACGCACCGGGGCCACCCTCTACGGCACCTCCGCCGCCTACGTCATGGCCTGCCGCAAGGCCGGCGTCCACCCCTCCCGCGACCACGACCTGTCCAGGATCAAGTGCGTCGCCACCACCGGGTCGCCCCTTCCGCCCGACGGCTTCCGCTGGCTCCACGACGAGTTCGCCGAGAACGGCGCCGACCTGTGGATCGCCTCCGTCAGCGGCGGCACCGACGTGTGCAGCTGCTTCGCCGGAGCCGTCCCCACCCTCCCCGTCCACATCGGCGAGCTCCAGGCCCCCTGCCTGGGCACCGACCTCCAGGCGTGGGACCCCCAGGGCAAGCCCCTGGTCGGCGAGGTCGGCGAACTCGTCGTCACCAACCCCATGCCGTCCATGCCGATCCACTTCTGGAACGACCCGGACGGCAGCCGCTACCACGACAGCTACTTCGACACCTACCCCGGCGTCTGGCGCCACGGGGACTGGATCACCCTCACCGACCGCGGCTCCGTCGTCATCCACGGCCGCTCCGACTCCACCCTCAACCGGCAGGGCGTCCGCATGGGCAGCGCCGACATCTACGAAGCCGTCGAACGCCTCCCCGAGATCAAGGAGTCCCTCGTCATCGGCCTGGAGGAGCCCGACGGCGGCTACTGGATGCCCCTCTTCGTCCACCTCGCCGACGGCGCCGTCCTCGACGACGCCCTGACCGAGCGCGTCAAGCGGACCATCCGCGCCGAACTCTCGCCCCGCCACGTCCCCGACGAGATCATCGAGGTCCCCGGCGTCCCCCACACCCTCACCGGGAAGCGCATCGAGGTCCCCGTCAAGCGGCTCCTCCAGGGCACCCCCCTCGACAAGGCGGTCAACCCCGGCTCCGTCGACGACCTCGACCTCCTCCGCTTCTACGAGGACCTCGCCCGCCGGCGCGCCCAGCGCCCCGCCAACTGA
- the ptsP gene encoding phosphoenolpyruvate--protein phosphotransferase has protein sequence METTLRGLGVSHGVAIGEVRHMGTAVLEPPARRIPAEETEREQKRARRAVDAVAADLTARGNLVGGEAQHVLEAQALMAQDPELMADVERRVAVGSTAERAVYDAFAAYRTLLAGAGEYLAGRVADLDDVRNRIVARLLGVPMPGVPDTGEPYVLVARDLAPADTALLDPSLVLGFVTEEGGPTSHSAILARALGVPAVVALPGACDLAEGTVVAVDGGTGEVFVEPRGARRAELERVGREREAVLAGSAGPGATSDGHRVPLLANVGGPADVPAAVAVGAEGVGLFRTELLFLEDGGRAPSGERQVGAYREVLEAFPGGRVVVRVLDAGADKPLAFLSPADEPNPALGVRGLRALLDRPEVLRAQLAALAEAAEGLPVRLEVMAPMVADRADARAFAEACREAGLGAGCGAMVEIPAAALRARSILQEVGFLSLGTNDLAQYAFAADRQVGAVSRFQDPWQPALLDLVAAAAGAARAEGRGCGVCGEAAADPLLACVLVGLGVSSLSMGAASIPRVRAVLARYTLAQCERAAAAARAADSAEGARIAVRAVLSGE, from the coding sequence ATGGAGACAACGCTGCGCGGTCTCGGCGTGAGCCACGGTGTGGCGATCGGCGAGGTGCGACACATGGGCACGGCGGTACTGGAACCGCCTGCCAGGCGGATTCCCGCCGAGGAGACAGAGCGGGAGCAGAAACGCGCCCGTCGGGCCGTCGATGCGGTGGCGGCCGACCTGACGGCACGGGGCAACCTGGTCGGCGGGGAGGCCCAGCACGTTCTCGAGGCGCAGGCCCTGATGGCGCAGGACCCCGAGCTGATGGCGGACGTGGAGCGGCGTGTCGCCGTGGGCTCGACCGCCGAGCGGGCCGTGTACGACGCGTTCGCCGCGTACCGGACGCTGCTGGCGGGCGCCGGGGAGTACCTGGCGGGACGGGTCGCGGACCTCGACGACGTACGGAACCGGATCGTGGCGCGGCTGCTGGGTGTGCCGATGCCGGGGGTGCCGGACACCGGTGAGCCGTACGTACTGGTCGCGCGCGATCTGGCGCCGGCCGACACGGCGCTGCTGGATCCGTCGCTGGTGCTCGGCTTCGTGACCGAGGAGGGCGGGCCGACCAGTCACAGCGCGATCCTGGCACGGGCACTCGGTGTGCCGGCGGTGGTGGCGCTGCCCGGGGCGTGCGATCTGGCGGAGGGCACCGTGGTCGCGGTGGACGGCGGCACGGGTGAGGTCTTCGTCGAACCGCGTGGCGCGAGGCGTGCCGAGCTGGAGCGGGTCGGGCGGGAGCGCGAGGCCGTCCTGGCGGGGTCGGCCGGGCCGGGCGCGACGTCGGACGGGCACCGGGTGCCGCTGCTGGCGAACGTCGGCGGCCCGGCGGACGTGCCGGCGGCGGTGGCCGTCGGAGCCGAGGGGGTCGGGCTGTTCCGTACGGAGCTGCTGTTCCTGGAGGACGGTGGGCGGGCGCCGTCCGGAGAACGGCAGGTCGGGGCGTACCGGGAGGTACTGGAGGCCTTCCCCGGGGGGCGGGTCGTCGTGCGGGTGCTGGACGCGGGTGCGGACAAGCCGCTGGCGTTCCTGTCGCCGGCGGACGAGCCGAACCCGGCGCTCGGCGTACGGGGGCTGCGGGCGCTGCTGGACCGCCCCGAAGTGCTGCGGGCGCAGCTTGCCGCGCTGGCGGAGGCGGCCGAGGGGCTGCCGGTCCGCCTGGAGGTCATGGCGCCGATGGTGGCGGACCGGGCGGACGCGAGGGCGTTCGCGGAGGCGTGCCGCGAGGCGGGGCTGGGGGCCGGGTGCGGCGCGATGGTCGAGATCCCCGCGGCGGCGTTGCGGGCGCGGTCGATCCTGCAGGAGGTCGGGTTCCTGTCGTTGGGCACGAACGATCTGGCGCAGTACGCGTTCGCGGCGGACCGGCAGGTGGGCGCGGTGTCGCGGTTCCAGGACCCGTGGCAGCCGGCGCTGCTGGACCTGGTCGCGGCGGCGGCCGGGGCGGCGCGTGCCGAGGGCAGGGGATGCGGTGTGTGCGGTGAGGCCGCGGCCGACCCTCTGCTGGCCTGTGTGCTGGTGGGTCTGGGCGTCTCCTCCCTGTCGATGGGTGCGGCGTCGATCCCCCGTGTGCGGGCGGTACTGGCGAGGTACACGCTCGCGCAGTGCGAGCGGGCGGCCGCCGCGGCGCGCGCGGCCGACTCGGCGGAGGGCGCGCGGATCGCCGTGCGGGCGGTGCTGTCCGGCGAATGA
- a CDS encoding PTS sugar transporter subunit IIA, whose amino-acid sequence MTIVTSPLAGHAVGLAAVPDPVFSGAMVGPGTAIDPVREPATAVAPVDGVVASLHPHAFVIVDAGGRGVLTHLGIDTVQLGGEGFELLVEKGDAVTRGQGIVRWSPAAVEEAGKSPVCPVVALDAAADALGGLREDGELEAGETLFVWE is encoded by the coding sequence ATGACCATCGTGACATCGCCCCTCGCCGGGCACGCCGTCGGGCTCGCCGCCGTACCCGACCCGGTGTTCTCCGGCGCCATGGTCGGTCCGGGCACCGCCATCGACCCGGTGCGCGAGCCGGCGACGGCCGTCGCACCCGTCGACGGGGTCGTGGCCTCGCTCCACCCGCATGCCTTCGTGATCGTCGACGCCGGGGGGCGCGGGGTGCTCACCCACCTCGGCATCGACACCGTCCAGCTCGGCGGTGAGGGCTTCGAACTGCTCGTGGAGAAGGGCGACGCCGTCACGCGCGGCCAGGGGATCGTCCGCTGGAGTCCGGCCGCCGTGGAGGAGGCCGGAAAGTCTCCGGTCTGCCCGGTCGTCGCCTTGGACGCCGCCGCGGACGCCCTCGGTGGGCTGCGCGAGGACGGCGAACTGGAGGCCGGCGAGACGCTCTTCGTCTGGGAGTGA
- a CDS encoding CDP-alcohol phosphatidyltransferase family protein codes for MEVQETRVQTDRVLTIPNILSMARLVGVPLFLWLILRPEFGGPNSDGWALLVLALSGVSDYLDGKLARQWNQISSLGRILDPAADRLYILSTLLGLTWRDILPLWLTAVLLAREVMLLVMVGILRRHGYPPPQVNFLGKAATFNLMYAFPLLLLSDGSTWLASLAEVFGWAFAGWGTTLYWWAGILYVIQVRRLVKVETAAE; via the coding sequence GTGGAGGTTCAGGAGACCCGCGTTCAGACGGATCGGGTGCTCACCATCCCCAACATCCTGAGCATGGCCCGGCTCGTCGGTGTACCGCTCTTCCTGTGGCTCATCCTCCGCCCCGAATTCGGCGGCCCCAACAGCGACGGCTGGGCCCTCCTGGTCCTCGCACTGAGCGGTGTCAGCGACTACCTCGACGGCAAGCTCGCCCGGCAGTGGAACCAGATCAGCAGCCTCGGCCGCATCCTGGATCCCGCGGCCGACCGTCTGTACATCCTGTCCACACTCCTCGGGTTGACCTGGCGCGACATCCTCCCCCTCTGGCTCACGGCGGTGCTCCTGGCCCGCGAGGTGATGTTGCTGGTGATGGTCGGAATCCTCCGACGCCACGGTTATCCGCCGCCCCAGGTGAACTTCCTCGGCAAGGCCGCCACCTTCAACCTCATGTACGCGTTCCCCTTGCTGCTGCTCAGCGACGGAAGCACGTGGCTTGCGTCACTCGCTGAAGTTTTCGGGTGGGCCTTCGCCGGATGGGGTACAACTCTCTACTGGTGGGCAGGGATCCTCTACGTGATCCAGGTCCGCCGACTTGTCAAGGTGGAAACCGCAGCCGAATGA